The following coding sequences are from one Musa acuminata AAA Group cultivar baxijiao chromosome BXJ2-4, Cavendish_Baxijiao_AAA, whole genome shotgun sequence window:
- the LOC103974977 gene encoding FRIGIDA-like protein 4a, producing MGSEAAAAIPSSVVQQSFAELEKQRELITSCTLLWKELSDHFSILQQGLEIKSEALRSKRQSLDASTGHALDSLRRRELSIDAAVDLAIAKLDERRAAAVEALSATAAGGDELDLAEKLRSLCTKMDFNGFFDLVVAKRKEVELLRLELPVALANCIDPAKFVMDAVSGVFPVDKRPVKSPNDLGWACVLVLESLVPVLADPELGTVRPLATRNIRERAREMAKEWKMWLEQHGGIESVKPPDAHTFLQHLVTFGIVGKADKELYQRLVVNFAWRRQMPKLAISLGLEDKMEDVIEELISKGHQLDAINFAYEAGLQDKFTPVSLLKSFLKDSNKATSTFEDHYGGGQTTNYTCRKEQSIIRAAIKCIQEHKLEAEFPLESLQKRLEQLEKAKVEKKKPSGGGPAAPANKRTRANNGGPMPPAKAGRLTNNVHVSSPAAPAFVRSPSAHTTYPAAAPYPYDSPAGHGVYGSRSPPVIRDSYRYPAEVGPVALGAPYHSPPMSYPVYGNYNPLGGYNNGVAPGYQQAYYR from the exons ATGGGTTCGGAGGCGGCTGCCGCCATCCCGAGTTCGGTGGTGCAGCAGAGCTTCGCAGAGCTGGAGAAGCAGCGGGAGCTCATCACCAGCTGCACGCTGCTGTGGAAGGAGCTCTCCGACCACTTCTCCATCCTCCAGCAGGGGCTCGAGATAAAGTCGGAGGCCCTTCGGTCCAAGCGCCAGTCCCTCGACGCCTCCACCGGGCACGCCCTCGACTCTCTCCGCCGCCGCGAGCTCTCCATCGACGCCGCCGTCGACCTTGCCATCGCCAAGCTCGACGAGCGCCGTGCCGCCGCCGTCGAGGCCCTATCCGCCACCGCTGCGGGGGGGGACGAGCTTGATCTCGCCGAAAAGCTGCGTTCTTTGTGCACGAAGATGGATTTCAATGGGTTCTTCGACCTTGTGGTcgcgaaaaggaaggaggtggagCTCCTCCGGTTGGAACTCCCGGTGGCTCTGGCCAACTGCATCGATCCAGCCAAATTCGTGATGGACGCCGTATCTGGAGTCTTCCCCGTGGATAAGAGACCGGTGAAGTCGCCGAATGATCTCGGGTGGGCCTGCGTGCTGGTCTTGGAATCACTAGTGCCTGTCCTGGCGGATCCAGAGCTAGGAACGGTGAGGCCATTGGCAACTCGAAATATAAGGGAGAGAGCCAGGGAGATGGCGAAGGAGTGGAAGATGTGGCTGGAGCAGCACGGAGGGATTGAGAGTGTGAAGCCACCCGATGCACACACGTTTCTCCAGCATTTGGTGACTTTTGGGATCGTAGGGAAGGCCGACAAGGAGTTATACCAGAGGCTCGTGGTGAACTTTGCATGGCGGAGGCAGATGCCAAAGCTGGCTATTTCATTGGGCCTTGAGGACAAAATGGAAG ATGTTATTGAGGAACTAATTAGTAAGGGACATCAGCTGGATGCAATAAACTTTGCCTATGAGGCTGGCCTTCAGGACAAGTTTACTCCTGTTTCACTGCTAAAATCCTTCCTGAAAGACTCAAATAAAGCAACTTCAACCTTTGAGGATCACTACGGTGGTGGGCAAACCACG AATTACACGTGCCGCAAGGAACAGTCAATTATTCGGGCTGCTATAAAATGTATTCAAGAACACAAGCTTGAAGCCGAGTTTCCATTAGAGAGCCTTCAGAAGCGACTTGAACAATTGGAGAAGGCCAAGGTGGAGAAGAAAAAACCTTCTGGTGGTGGTCCTGCAGCTCCTGCCAACAAGCGAACACGAGCTAATAATGGGGGACCAATGCCTCCTGCCAAGGCTGGTCGTCTAACAAACAATGTGCACGTCTCCTCCCCTGCTGCTCCTGCCTTTGTACGGTCACCATCTGCCCATAccacataccctgcggcagcaccTTATCCTTATGATAGTCCAGCAGGACACGGTGTCTATGGTAGCAGGAGCCCTCCAGTCATCAGGGACTCCTATAGATATCCAGCCGAAGTAGGCCCTGTCGCACTTGGTGCGCCATACCACTCACCACCTATGAGTTATCCAGTCTATGGAAATTACAATCCCTTGGGAGGATACAACAATGGAGTGGCACCAGGCTATCAACAGGCTTACTACAGGTAG